One Paraburkholderia agricolaris DNA segment encodes these proteins:
- a CDS encoding ArsR/SmtB family transcription factor has protein sequence MTLDIDAIHKALANPVRREILGWLREPYAHFSDQDLPLDYGVCAGKIDARCGLSQSTVSAHLAALQRAGLVTSKRVGQWVFFKRNEAVIQAFLEYMNNGL, from the coding sequence ATGACGCTCGATATTGACGCGATTCACAAAGCGCTTGCCAACCCTGTACGGCGGGAGATTCTTGGCTGGCTGCGCGAACCGTATGCGCATTTCTCCGATCAGGACCTGCCGCTCGACTACGGCGTGTGCGCCGGCAAGATCGACGCGCGCTGCGGCCTGTCGCAGTCCACGGTGTCGGCGCATCTCGCCGCCTTGCAGCGCGCGGGTCTCGTCACGTCGAAGCGGGTCGGTCAATGGGTGTTTTTCAAACGCAACGAGGCCGTCATTCAGGCGTTTCTCGAGTACATGAACAACGGGCTCTGA
- a CDS encoding YnfA family protein yields MKTFLLYAVTAVAEIVGCYLPWRWLKEGGSIWLLVPGALSLALFAWLLTLHGTAAGRVYAAYGGVYVAVAIAWLWCVDKVRPTLWDAAGVAFTLAGMAIIAFQPRV; encoded by the coding sequence ATGAAAACTTTTCTGCTTTATGCCGTGACCGCCGTTGCCGAAATCGTTGGATGCTATTTGCCGTGGCGTTGGCTGAAGGAGGGGGGCTCCATCTGGCTGCTGGTTCCCGGCGCGCTTAGCCTCGCCCTGTTCGCCTGGCTGCTGACGCTGCACGGCACCGCCGCAGGCCGTGTGTATGCGGCTTACGGCGGTGTGTACGTGGCGGTGGCGATTGCGTGGCTATGGTGCGTCGACAAAGTGCGCCCCACGCTGTGGGACGCGGCCGGCGTGGCATTCACACTGGCCGGCATGGCGATCATCGCATTCCAGCCGCGCGTTTGA
- a CDS encoding bifunctional DedA family/phosphatase PAP2 family protein — MEHAYIHLLHLLAGHPAWTLTVICLAAFLEAIAVIGTFVPGSTAMFLAGALVGTGSLSLGWAFLSAIAGAIAGDGMSFWIGKRYKARIVQLWPFRTHPQVLDAGHRFFQKHGAKSVVFARFIGPLRAIVPVVAGMLGMTPARFYAMNVLSALLWAPAHILPGVVFGASMLLAGAVSFRLVVVIVLLVGIVWLSFRAMGFLLSHASAWSSAAGRYLGSWACRHPGPFGRLARRLLDPEQPDASSIVVTSLIVLASGALFFGVLEDVISGDPLVGVDLSVYHFLQSVRTPWSDTVLAGLATLGSVFTLTALVVTVVLWMLVERRWRTIGYWLAAVVFSQLLIFALQFAMHRAPPNELLSDAYVFPSNHVAATVIVYGFLAFLLARRVGMLEGLFVATASTVVVFVVALAGLYFGRYWVSDAIGGAALAYIWVAIVALTAMLRHPEVPPSRGLMPLVVLVVMLVSVGVQLSVNPPASPPDNAPRPPPVLVTQAQWTGSLWKMLPCYRSDMGGDRKEPLTLQWVSNLDSIKGQLRAQGWVEGTDVSAHSLLSLASPNVAAVSLPVLPKLNNGVPSSLVFMRPGNARDERDVLRFWPSGYAVDNGASTAPLWVGAFAHERLSRASWPLNILRVDREVSSFDAHTKASAGLGAALVARVSCHGVPVSLLASPVE; from the coding sequence ATGGAGCACGCCTACATCCACCTTTTGCATCTGCTTGCCGGCCATCCGGCATGGACACTCACGGTCATCTGCCTTGCGGCCTTTCTGGAGGCCATTGCTGTCATCGGCACCTTCGTCCCGGGCAGTACGGCCATGTTTCTTGCGGGCGCGCTGGTCGGCACCGGTTCGCTGAGCCTTGGCTGGGCATTTCTGTCGGCGATCGCCGGCGCCATCGCCGGGGACGGCATGAGCTTCTGGATCGGCAAGCGCTATAAGGCCAGAATCGTCCAGCTCTGGCCGTTCCGCACTCATCCCCAGGTACTCGACGCCGGCCACCGCTTCTTTCAGAAACACGGCGCCAAAAGCGTCGTGTTCGCCCGCTTCATCGGACCATTGCGGGCCATCGTGCCGGTGGTGGCAGGCATGCTGGGCATGACCCCGGCGCGCTTCTACGCGATGAACGTGCTGTCGGCGCTGCTATGGGCCCCCGCGCACATCCTGCCGGGCGTGGTATTCGGCGCCTCGATGCTGCTCGCCGGCGCGGTGTCGTTCCGGCTCGTCGTCGTCATCGTGTTACTGGTGGGCATCGTCTGGCTGAGCTTTCGCGCGATGGGTTTCCTGCTTTCGCATGCCAGTGCATGGTCGAGCGCGGCGGGCCGCTATCTGGGAAGCTGGGCTTGCCGCCACCCCGGCCCGTTCGGCCGGCTCGCGCGGCGACTGCTGGACCCTGAGCAGCCGGATGCCAGCAGCATCGTAGTGACGTCGCTGATCGTGCTGGCGTCGGGCGCGCTGTTCTTTGGCGTCCTCGAAGACGTCATTAGCGGCGACCCGCTGGTCGGCGTCGATCTTTCCGTCTATCACTTCCTGCAATCGGTGCGCACGCCATGGAGCGACACCGTCCTTGCGGGGCTCGCCACGCTCGGCAGCGTCTTCACGCTGACTGCACTGGTCGTGACGGTGGTGCTGTGGATGCTGGTGGAACGGCGCTGGCGCACCATCGGTTACTGGCTCGCCGCAGTCGTGTTTTCGCAATTGCTGATCTTCGCGCTGCAGTTCGCCATGCACCGCGCGCCGCCCAACGAACTGCTGTCCGACGCCTACGTGTTTCCGAGCAACCACGTCGCCGCGACGGTGATCGTCTACGGGTTCCTCGCGTTTCTGCTGGCGCGACGGGTCGGCATGCTGGAAGGCCTGTTCGTGGCGACCGCGAGTACGGTCGTCGTGTTCGTGGTCGCGCTGGCAGGGCTTTACTTCGGCAGGTACTGGGTTTCCGATGCGATCGGCGGCGCCGCGCTTGCGTACATCTGGGTGGCCATCGTCGCGTTGACGGCGATGTTGCGTCACCCGGAGGTGCCGCCCTCACGCGGCCTCATGCCGCTCGTGGTTCTGGTGGTGATGCTGGTGAGCGTGGGCGTGCAACTGAGCGTCAATCCGCCGGCGTCGCCGCCGGACAATGCGCCGCGCCCGCCGCCCGTGCTCGTCACGCAAGCGCAGTGGACGGGTTCGCTGTGGAAGATGCTGCCATGCTATCGCTCCGACATGGGCGGCGACCGCAAGGAACCGCTCACCCTGCAATGGGTGTCGAACCTCGATTCAATCAAGGGACAGTTACGTGCGCAGGGATGGGTCGAGGGTACCGACGTGTCCGCGCACAGCCTGCTCTCGCTCGCCTCGCCGAACGTCGCCGCGGTATCGCTGCCCGTCTTGCCGAAGCTGAACAACGGCGTGCCTTCGTCGCTGGTCTTCATGCGTCCCGGCAACGCGCGCGACGAACGCGACGTCCTGCGCTTCTGGCCGAGCGGCTATGCCGTGGATAACGGTGCGTCGACCGCCCCGCTATGGGTCGGGGCTTTCGCGCACGAACGGCTCTCCCGGGCATCGTGGCCGCTCAACATTCTGCGGGTCGACAGGGAAGTGTCGTCATTCGACGCTCACACAAAAGCGAGCGCCGGACTCGGCGCGGCGCTTGTGGCCAGAGTGAGTTGCCACGGTGTGCCGGTGTCGCTGCTGGCCTCTCCGGTAGAATGA
- a CDS encoding Lrp/AsnC family transcriptional regulator produces MTTELDKTDRAILAALQNDGRMSNARLAETVGLSETPCARRLKRLENDGYIDQYRAMLSRAALGLGVVAFVYVRFAVHDRAVATRFEREVQAIPRILACHNVSGSADYILQVVARDLDDYGTFMRDEMRSLPGVTSVESALSLREIKANGGLPLS; encoded by the coding sequence ATGACAACTGAGCTCGACAAGACAGACCGCGCGATCCTCGCCGCGCTGCAGAACGACGGCCGCATGTCGAATGCACGGCTGGCCGAGACGGTCGGCCTGAGTGAGACACCCTGCGCGCGGCGCCTCAAGCGCCTCGAAAACGACGGTTATATCGACCAGTACCGCGCGATGCTGTCGCGCGCCGCCCTCGGCCTCGGTGTGGTCGCGTTCGTCTACGTGCGTTTCGCCGTGCACGACCGCGCGGTGGCAACCCGTTTCGAGCGCGAGGTGCAGGCCATTCCGCGGATTCTGGCGTGCCACAACGTGTCGGGCAGCGCCGACTACATCCTGCAGGTGGTCGCGCGCGATCTCGACGACTACGGCACGTTCATGCGCGACGAGATGCGTAGCCTGCCGGGCGTGACGTCGGTGGAATCGGCCTTGTCGCTACGGGAAATCAAGGCTAACGGCGGCTTGCCGCTGTCCTGA
- a CDS encoding phosphate acetyltransferase, with protein MEHKREKYERLVAFAATLPPLPTAVAHPCDHDSLSSVIEAARLGLIAPILVAPRARLEALAREGKLELGDLPIVDVPHSHAAAEIAVQLVHEGKAEALMKGSLHTDELMAAVVARGTGLRTERRVSHCFVMDVPGREDALIITDAAVNISPTLDEKRDIVQNAIDLAHALRFPAARVAILSAMETVNSKVPSTLDAAALCKMADRQQITGGILDGPLALDNAISEEAAKIKGISSPVAGHANVLVVPDLEAGNLLAKSLSFLAGADAAGIVLGAKVPIILTSRADSVITRLASCAVASLVALARREKPSAAIV; from the coding sequence ATGGAACATAAACGCGAAAAATACGAGCGGCTGGTCGCTTTCGCCGCGACGCTACCGCCATTGCCAACCGCTGTCGCGCATCCATGCGATCACGACTCCCTGTCCTCGGTGATCGAAGCCGCCCGCCTCGGCCTGATTGCGCCGATACTCGTGGCGCCGCGCGCCAGGCTCGAGGCTCTCGCGCGAGAAGGAAAACTTGAGCTCGGCGATCTGCCCATCGTCGACGTGCCGCACAGTCATGCAGCGGCGGAAATCGCCGTGCAACTGGTGCATGAAGGCAAGGCAGAGGCGCTGATGAAAGGCTCGCTGCACACGGACGAACTGATGGCCGCGGTCGTCGCGCGAGGCACGGGGCTGCGCACCGAGCGGCGCGTCAGCCATTGCTTCGTGATGGACGTGCCCGGCCGCGAAGATGCCTTGATCATCACCGACGCGGCCGTGAACATCTCACCGACGCTCGACGAGAAACGCGACATCGTGCAGAACGCCATCGACCTCGCGCACGCCTTGCGTTTTCCGGCCGCGAGAGTGGCGATTCTCTCCGCCATGGAAACCGTCAACTCCAAAGTGCCGTCCACGCTCGACGCCGCCGCGCTGTGCAAAATGGCCGACCGCCAGCAGATTACGGGAGGGATTCTCGACGGCCCGCTCGCGCTCGACAACGCGATCAGCGAAGAAGCCGCGAAAATCAAGGGCATCTCGTCGCCTGTGGCCGGTCATGCCAACGTGCTGGTCGTACCGGATCTCGAAGCCGGCAATCTGCTCGCCAAAAGCCTGTCGTTTCTCGCCGGTGCGGATGCCGCCGGCATCGTGCTGGGCGCGAAGGTGCCGATCATCCTGACCAGTCGTGCCGATTCGGTGATCACGCGGCTCGCGTCGTGCGCGGTCGCCTCGCTCGTCGCGCTCGCGCGGCGCGAGAAGCCTTCCGCGGCCATCGTCTAA
- a CDS encoding glycine zipper 2TM domain-containing protein: protein MHTNLTPSNPQRNRIHPLIAGAAVAVILASATGIAAMTGLLPTSHAVTEPAQPVTTAAAQVASAPVAAPQPSALQQPVQQTVQQAAPARPRVHHTHSTPAADAPRYANNQGYQAPYQSAPVRPVADPYAGEVVAVNTVQAPEPTTGLGALGGAVAGGLVGNQIGGGRGKILTTIAGVVGGGLAGNGIEHAVRKQTTYQVQVRMQDGSYRNFSYPTQPDVQIGERVHVSGDSLTAS from the coding sequence ATGCACACCAATCTCACACCCAGCAATCCGCAACGCAATCGCATTCATCCCCTGATCGCCGGCGCAGCGGTAGCCGTCATTCTTGCGAGCGCCACCGGCATCGCGGCGATGACCGGTCTTCTGCCCACCTCGCATGCCGTCACCGAGCCCGCGCAGCCAGTCACCACGGCCGCGGCGCAGGTGGCCAGTGCTCCGGTTGCCGCGCCCCAACCGTCCGCGCTTCAGCAGCCGGTTCAGCAAACCGTCCAGCAGGCCGCGCCGGCCCGCCCGCGCGTCCATCACACACACAGCACGCCCGCCGCGGACGCCCCGAGGTACGCAAACAATCAGGGCTACCAGGCACCGTATCAATCCGCGCCGGTAAGACCGGTTGCCGATCCTTATGCGGGCGAAGTCGTCGCCGTCAATACGGTCCAGGCGCCTGAGCCGACCACCGGCCTCGGCGCACTGGGTGGCGCGGTCGCGGGCGGCCTCGTCGGCAATCAGATCGGCGGTGGACGCGGCAAGATTCTCACCACCATCGCGGGTGTTGTCGGCGGCGGCCTGGCCGGCAACGGCATCGAGCACGCCGTGCGCAAGCAGACCACCTATCAGGTCCAGGTGCGCATGCAGGACGGCAGCTATCGCAACTTCAGCTACCCGACCCAGCCGGACGTTCAGATCGGCGAACGGGTTCACGTATCCGGCGATTCGCTGACGGCTTCGTGA
- a CDS encoding HD domain-containing protein, whose amino-acid sequence MTQRAFAPFQELAAILLPHAYDDNGDGSHDTSHLQRVWKNAATIQAEEGGDAQVLFASTLLHDCVSVEKNSPLRAQASRLSAEKAARVLASLGWPEAKVQAAAHAVEAHSFSAGIAPTTLEAKTLQDADRLDAIGMLGVARCFYVAGRMGRALYDPADPHATARPLDDTAYTLDHFHTKLLKLASGFQTPTGARLARIRHDRLQRFLDEFTDEI is encoded by the coding sequence ATGACCCAACGCGCCTTCGCCCCCTTTCAGGAACTGGCCGCGATCCTGTTGCCCCACGCGTACGACGATAACGGCGACGGCTCGCATGACACCTCGCACCTGCAGCGCGTCTGGAAAAACGCGGCCACCATCCAGGCGGAAGAAGGTGGCGATGCACAGGTGCTGTTCGCGTCGACACTGCTGCATGACTGCGTCTCGGTAGAAAAGAATTCGCCGCTGCGCGCGCAGGCTTCGCGTCTGTCAGCAGAAAAGGCCGCGCGCGTTCTTGCATCGCTCGGCTGGCCGGAAGCGAAAGTTCAGGCCGCGGCGCACGCGGTCGAAGCGCATAGTTTTTCGGCCGGCATCGCACCGACCACGCTGGAAGCAAAAACGCTGCAGGACGCCGACCGGCTCGACGCGATCGGCATGCTAGGTGTCGCGCGTTGCTTTTACGTGGCCGGCCGGATGGGCCGTGCGTTGTACGACCCCGCCGACCCACACGCGACAGCGCGTCCTTTGGACGACACGGCGTACACGCTCGACCATTTCCACACAAAGCTGCTGAAACTGGCATCCGGTTTCCAGACGCCGACCGGCGCGCGTCTGGCCAGAATTCGCCACGATCGTCTGCAGCGTTTCCTCGACGAATTTACCGACGAGATCTGA
- a CDS encoding acetate/propionate family kinase, translating into MDVILVINAGSSSIKFHAFSVSGSKLDPIAGGKIEEIYTEPRFQVKRQTGEIIEDKRWPAGERLGHDNAIAFLLEWLRAHAGDARLLAVGHRVVHGGERYSAPVRVDANVLAELEALIPLAPLHQPHNLAAIRSIAARDPQVPQIACFDTAFHHTQPAVATRFALPPEITRRGVRRYGFHGLSYEYIASVLPQYDERAAYGKTVVLHLGNGASMTALHHGKSIASTMGFTAVEGLVMGTRSGSLDPGVVLWMMEEAHMDARAIETMLYKRSGLLGVSGISSDMRTLLASDAPAALEAVELFCYRISRELGSLAAALGGLDAIVFTAGIGEYAAPVRERVCRAAAWLGVSLDAQANAQHGPRISDPQSAVDVWVIPTNEELMIARHARHRLES; encoded by the coding sequence ATGGACGTCATCCTGGTCATCAACGCGGGATCTTCCAGCATCAAGTTTCACGCCTTCTCGGTAAGCGGGAGCAAGCTCGACCCGATCGCCGGCGGCAAGATCGAAGAGATCTACACCGAGCCGCGTTTTCAGGTCAAACGGCAAACCGGTGAAATCATCGAAGACAAGCGCTGGCCGGCGGGCGAACGCCTTGGTCATGACAATGCGATCGCCTTCCTGCTGGAATGGCTGCGCGCGCACGCAGGCGACGCGCGCCTGCTCGCCGTCGGCCACCGCGTCGTGCACGGCGGAGAACGCTACTCAGCGCCCGTGCGGGTCGACGCGAATGTGCTCGCCGAACTCGAGGCGCTCATCCCGCTCGCGCCGCTGCATCAGCCGCATAACCTCGCGGCGATCCGCTCGATAGCGGCGCGCGACCCGCAGGTGCCGCAAATCGCCTGCTTCGACACCGCGTTCCACCATACCCAGCCCGCCGTGGCGACCCGCTTTGCGCTGCCGCCCGAGATCACACGGCGCGGTGTGCGGCGCTATGGATTTCACGGCCTCTCGTACGAGTACATCGCGAGCGTTCTGCCTCAATACGACGAACGCGCCGCCTATGGCAAAACCGTGGTGCTGCATCTCGGCAACGGTGCAAGCATGACGGCGCTGCATCACGGCAAGAGTATCGCCAGTACGATGGGCTTCACCGCCGTCGAAGGGCTGGTCATGGGCACACGTTCGGGAAGCCTGGACCCCGGCGTGGTGCTGTGGATGATGGAGGAAGCGCACATGGATGCGCGCGCGATCGAAACCATGCTCTACAAGCGCTCGGGTTTGCTGGGCGTTTCCGGCATATCGAGCGACATGCGCACCCTGCTCGCGAGCGACGCGCCCGCTGCGCTCGAAGCCGTCGAGCTCTTCTGCTATCGGATCTCGCGCGAACTCGGCTCGCTCGCGGCCGCGCTCGGCGGCCTCGACGCGATCGTCTTCACGGCGGGGATCGGCGAATATGCGGCGCCCGTGCGCGAACGCGTGTGCCGCGCGGCCGCGTGGCTGGGCGTCTCGCTCGATGCGCAGGCGAATGCGCAGCACGGACCGCGCATCAGCGATCCGCAAAGCGCCGTCGACGTGTGGGTCATTCCGACCAACGAAGAACTGATGATCGCCCGGCACGCCCGGCACCGGCTGGAGTCATGA
- a CDS encoding DUF1993 domain-containing protein — protein MSISMYQASLPVLVRGMTNLQVILGKAEAHAAEKQIDPSVFLSARLAPDMLPLVRQVYIVSDTAKGCAARLAGVEAPKYDDVEQTFDELDARLQKTIDYLKEFNAQQIDGSEERPVTLKMRNGPIEFTGLSYLLGFVLPNFFFHVTTAYDILRHNGVELGKLDYLGGIR, from the coding sequence ATGTCAATTTCGATGTATCAAGCCTCATTGCCCGTGCTGGTACGCGGCATGACCAACCTGCAAGTCATCCTCGGCAAGGCCGAGGCGCACGCTGCCGAGAAACAGATCGACCCGTCTGTGTTCCTGAGCGCCCGGCTCGCACCGGACATGCTGCCGCTGGTGCGCCAGGTCTATATCGTGAGCGACACGGCGAAGGGTTGCGCCGCGCGTCTGGCCGGCGTCGAAGCGCCGAAGTACGACGACGTCGAGCAGACTTTCGACGAACTCGATGCCCGCCTTCAAAAGACGATTGATTATCTGAAGGAATTCAATGCCCAACAGATCGACGGGTCGGAAGAACGTCCGGTCACGCTGAAAATGCGTAATGGCCCGATCGAGTTCACGGGCTTGTCATATCTGCTCGGTTTCGTGTTGCCGAATTTCTTTTTTCACGTCACGACGGCGTACGACATTCTGCGTCACAACGGTGTCGAACTTGGCAAGCTCGACTATCTGGGCGGCATCAGGTAA
- a CDS encoding OsmC family protein, which produces MAHGEHKYAVSVQWTGNRGSGTAGYREYGRDHIIASGNKPDIPGSSDPAFLGDAKRWNPEDLLVASASACHKLWYLHLCSDAGVVVLSYRDNAEGTMLDSPEQGRFSQIVLRPQVVIQAGGDLELAKHLHHVAHGKCYIANSVNFPIVCEPEISTDGA; this is translated from the coding sequence ATGGCGCACGGCGAGCACAAATACGCGGTATCGGTGCAATGGACCGGTAACCGCGGCAGCGGCACTGCGGGATATCGTGAGTATGGTCGGGATCACATCATTGCCTCGGGGAACAAGCCCGACATTCCTGGATCATCAGACCCGGCGTTTCTTGGCGACGCGAAGCGATGGAATCCGGAAGATCTGCTGGTCGCCTCGGCGTCCGCCTGTCACAAGCTCTGGTATCTGCATCTTTGCTCAGATGCGGGCGTTGTTGTTCTGAGTTATCGCGACAATGCCGAAGGCACGATGCTCGACAGTCCGGAGCAGGGGCGTTTTTCGCAGATCGTTTTACGTCCGCAGGTTGTGATTCAGGCCGGTGGCGATCTCGAACTGGCGAAGCATTTGCATCACGTGGCGCATGGGAAATGCTATATCGCGAACTCGGTCAACTTTCCGATTGTGTGCGAGCCGGAAATTTCAACGGACGGGGCGTGA
- a CDS encoding GntR family transcriptional regulator yields MPLSFAVDPKLNSQHTHSICALRIWYTIIPNDKGSTHMDHKLDSTADAIAVSLRELIAAGELEDGARLVERELADRFGVSRVPMREAIQKLEGEGLIELMRNRGAVVRTLTQSDLDEIYGLRMLLEGDAIFHAVKRMDSETLSRAELVHRLLGDADTAQKQGELNREFHELLYRPCANGRQLKAIRELRAQVERYERLQSTLLADTAAFQDEHLKILEACEAGNARLARSMTVEHLASAKRIVLQLVTAE; encoded by the coding sequence ATGCCGCTCTCCTTTGCTGTTGACCCGAAACTGAATTCGCAACACACACATTCTATATGTGCACTGCGCATTTGGTATACCATTATTCCAAATGACAAGGGCTCAACGCACATGGATCACAAACTGGATTCGACGGCCGACGCCATCGCCGTCTCACTGCGCGAACTGATCGCAGCCGGCGAACTGGAGGATGGCGCGCGGCTGGTCGAGCGCGAGCTCGCCGATCGATTCGGAGTGAGCCGGGTGCCGATGCGAGAGGCCATACAAAAGCTCGAAGGCGAGGGGCTGATCGAGCTCATGCGCAATCGCGGCGCCGTTGTGCGAACCCTGACCCAGTCAGACCTGGACGAGATCTACGGCCTGCGCATGTTGCTTGAAGGAGACGCCATCTTCCACGCGGTCAAACGTATGGACAGTGAGACGCTATCGCGCGCCGAACTCGTTCATCGGCTTCTGGGAGACGCCGACACCGCCCAAAAACAGGGTGAACTGAATCGCGAGTTTCATGAACTGCTATACCGCCCGTGCGCCAACGGGAGGCAGTTGAAAGCGATCCGCGAGTTGCGCGCCCAGGTTGAGCGTTACGAACGCCTGCAAAGCACCTTGCTCGCCGATACCGCTGCCTTCCAGGACGAGCATCTCAAGATTCTCGAAGCATGCGAGGCCGGTAACGCACGCCTCGCGCGATCGATGACTGTGGAACATCTCGCTTCGGCAAAGCGTATCGTTCTGCAACTGGTTACGGCTGAATGA
- a CDS encoding S53 family peptidase — MVNRQPLPGSERTAVQGSTVVGQCNPAERIEVFVILRRQRQAQFDALMSRIEAGDPGVKPLSREAFAKEYGAAPDDIAKVKAFAVAHGLTVVREDPAARQVLLSGTIAQFQTAFGVKLEHYEHHTAGQFRGRTGTISVPDDLHGIVQAVLGLDNRPQARPHFRIRPPFQPAKGHQVSFTPPQLASLYQFPQGDGSGECVGIIELGGGYSTSDLKSYFASLGVASPKVTSVGVDEGSNQPSGDPNGPDGEVTLDVEIVGAIVPDATIAVYFTQNSDAGFIDAVSTAVHDATNKPTVISISWGGPESSWTSQSLQAFNNLLQTAAALGVTVCAASGDSGSSDGAGGDQVDFPASSPYVLACGGTSLTASGTAITHEVVWNDGAQGGASGGGVSRAFPVPVWQQGLSATSSRGAKTALSGRGVPDVAGDASPVTGYSVLIDGTQTVVGGTSAVAPLWAALIARINAAKGQPAGFVNPKLYKAPGALNDITQGNNGSFAASPGWDACTGLGSPNGQKVAAAL, encoded by the coding sequence ATGGTCAATAGACAACCGCTGCCGGGAAGCGAGCGAACGGCAGTGCAAGGTTCGACGGTCGTTGGGCAATGCAATCCGGCTGAACGGATCGAAGTTTTCGTGATACTGCGCCGTCAGCGGCAGGCGCAGTTCGACGCCCTGATGAGCAGGATCGAAGCGGGCGACCCAGGCGTCAAGCCGCTGTCGCGTGAGGCGTTTGCAAAAGAATATGGCGCCGCGCCGGACGACATCGCCAAGGTCAAAGCCTTTGCCGTCGCACACGGCTTGACGGTGGTGCGGGAAGACCCGGCGGCGCGCCAGGTGTTGCTGAGCGGCACGATCGCTCAGTTCCAGACCGCGTTCGGCGTCAAGCTGGAACATTACGAGCATCATACGGCGGGCCAGTTCCGCGGCCGCACCGGCACGATCAGCGTGCCGGACGATCTGCACGGCATCGTGCAAGCCGTGCTCGGGCTCGACAACCGGCCTCAGGCCCGGCCGCACTTTCGCATCCGGCCGCCGTTTCAACCGGCTAAAGGGCATCAGGTTTCCTTTACGCCGCCGCAGCTCGCCTCGCTGTATCAGTTTCCGCAGGGCGACGGCAGCGGCGAATGCGTCGGCATTATCGAACTCGGCGGCGGGTACAGCACATCCGACCTCAAGAGTTACTTTGCCAGCCTTGGCGTGGCTTCACCGAAGGTGACATCGGTCGGTGTCGATGAGGGGAGCAATCAGCCGAGTGGCGACCCGAACGGACCCGACGGCGAAGTCACGCTCGACGTCGAAATCGTCGGAGCGATCGTGCCGGACGCCACGATCGCGGTCTATTTCACGCAGAACAGCGACGCCGGTTTCATCGACGCGGTGAGTACCGCGGTGCACGACGCCACCAACAAACCCACGGTCATCTCGATCAGTTGGGGCGGCCCGGAGTCGAGCTGGACCAGCCAGTCTTTGCAGGCATTCAACAACCTGCTGCAAACGGCGGCGGCCTTGGGTGTGACCGTTTGCGCGGCGTCGGGCGATAGCGGCTCGAGCGACGGTGCGGGTGGCGATCAGGTCGACTTTCCGGCCTCGAGCCCTTACGTGCTGGCATGCGGCGGCACGAGCCTGACCGCGTCGGGCACCGCGATTACGCATGAGGTGGTGTGGAACGACGGCGCGCAAGGCGGCGCGAGCGGCGGCGGCGTGAGCCGAGCGTTTCCGGTCCCCGTGTGGCAACAGGGCTTGTCGGCCACTTCATCGCGCGGCGCCAAAACGGCGCTGAGCGGGCGGGGCGTGCCTGACGTGGCCGGCGATGCATCGCCCGTCACCGGCTATAGCGTGCTGATCGACGGCACGCAGACGGTGGTCGGCGGCACCAGCGCGGTTGCACCGCTGTGGGCGGCGTTGATTGCGCGGATCAATGCGGCGAAAGGGCAGCCAGCGGGTTTCGTCAACCCGAAGTTGTACAAGGCGCCGGGTGCGCTCAACGACATTACTCAGGGCAACAACGGCAGCTTCGCCGCGTCGCCGGGCTGGGATGCGTGCACGGGACTTGGCAGCCCCAATGGTCAGAAGGTGGCGGCCGCACTATAG
- a CDS encoding LysE family translocator gives MISAHLLIVYIAALAVVYAIPGPDMALILQTSIGRGARTGFAAAGGLGVARATHVTLSACGVAALLRSAPWLYDVVRYGGALYLAWVGVQIFRSPVFALPEGGVAGGESQPLRAAFVKGLLTNLLNPKALLFCSVLLPQFVRPEAGPVALQMVELGLVLLAIGVCFDAIYAIGAARIANWMRAHPLAQTLQRWTFSAALIGFALRLSLD, from the coding sequence ATGATTTCCGCACACCTTCTGATCGTCTATATCGCTGCGTTGGCCGTGGTCTACGCGATTCCCGGACCTGACATGGCGCTGATTCTGCAAACCAGTATCGGACGGGGCGCGCGCACTGGGTTCGCGGCGGCCGGCGGCCTGGGTGTGGCGCGGGCAACGCATGTCACGCTGTCGGCATGCGGGGTGGCGGCACTGTTGCGCAGCGCGCCCTGGCTGTATGACGTGGTGCGCTACGGCGGCGCGCTTTATCTCGCGTGGGTCGGTGTCCAGATCTTCCGCTCGCCCGTATTCGCGTTGCCTGAAGGCGGTGTGGCGGGTGGCGAGTCGCAGCCGTTGCGGGCCGCTTTCGTAAAGGGCCTGCTGACCAATCTGCTGAACCCGAAAGCGCTGCTGTTCTGCTCGGTGCTCCTGCCGCAGTTCGTGCGTCCTGAGGCCGGACCGGTTGCGCTGCAGATGGTTGAGCTGGGTTTGGTGCTGCTCGCGATCGGTGTATGTTTCGATGCCATCTATGCGATCGGCGCGGCGCGCATCGCCAACTGGATGCGGGCTCATCCTCTCGCGCAGACACTGCAGCGTTGGACTTTCTCAGCGGCGTTGATCGGCTTTGCGTTGCGGCTCTCGCTGGACTGA